In the genome of Pontibacillus yanchengensis, one region contains:
- the ispD gene encoding 2-C-methyl-D-erythritol 4-phosphate cytidylyltransferase, with amino-acid sequence MVPYQIIILAAGQGKRMRAKQNKQFICLEDKPLIVHTLDVFNEDHNCTSINLVINPNEQSEMENLIACYKYMDKVKFVHGGTERQDSVYQGLKACDSKEGVVLIHDGARPFVKKDNLDKLTEEAERGGAALLAVPVTDTIKRKTASGLTSLNRSELWAAQTPQAFHFSIIEKAHEHAKNTGFLGTDDASLVEQLRLPVEIVQGSYDNIKLTTPEDVEKAQAILNKRSMNEGE; translated from the coding sequence ATGGTCCCGTATCAAATCATAATATTAGCCGCAGGGCAAGGGAAGCGTATGAGAGCGAAGCAAAACAAACAATTTATCTGCCTGGAAGATAAACCTTTAATCGTACATACACTAGATGTTTTTAATGAAGATCACAATTGCACGTCGATTAATTTAGTTATTAACCCGAATGAACAGTCGGAGATGGAAAACCTCATCGCTTGCTACAAATACATGGATAAAGTTAAATTCGTTCACGGTGGTACCGAAAGGCAAGATAGTGTGTACCAAGGGCTTAAAGCATGTGATTCTAAAGAAGGCGTTGTGTTAATCCATGATGGTGCCCGCCCATTTGTAAAAAAAGATAATCTAGACAAATTAACCGAAGAAGCAGAACGCGGGGGTGCTGCGCTGCTTGCTGTTCCTGTAACAGACACGATCAAACGGAAAACTGCTTCAGGTCTGACATCTTTAAATCGTAGTGAACTCTGGGCTGCCCAAACACCACAGGCATTTCATTTTTCCATCATTGAAAAAGCGCATGAACATGCTAAAAATACCGGTTTTCTAGGTACCGATGATGCATCGCTAGTCGAGCAACTCAGATTACCAGTCGAAATTGTACAAGGTAGCTATGATAATATTAAGCTGACAACACCTGAAGATGTCGAGAAAGCTCAGGCTATTTTAAATAAGCGTAGTATGAATGAAGGAGAGTGA
- the radA gene encoding DNA repair protein RadA: protein MAKQKVKFVCQECGYESAKWMGKCPACHQWNTLVEELVSSKSNSKHTFVTSDSNDRKKPERITAIATEQEPRIETDMPEVNRVLGGGIVPGSLVLIGGDPGIGKSTLLLQVSSQLAHKQVNVLYISGEESTRQTKLRADRLGTLSDNLFVLAETNMVDVSNQIEQIQPSFVVIDSIQTIFKEEVSSAPGSVSQVRECTSELMRIAKNKGIPIFIVGHVTKEGSIAGPRLLEHMVDAVLYFEGERHHTFRILRSVKNRFGSTHEMGIFEMKEEGLREVENPSEIFLEERSQGAAGSTVVASMEGTRPVLVEIQSLISPTAYGNPRRMATGLDHNRVPLLMAVLEKRVGLLLQNQDAYVKVAGGVKLDEPAIDLAVAVSIASSFQDKASKPDDVLIGEVGLTGEVRRVARIEQRVQEAAKLGFKRAIVPKKNIGDWTFPEDLEIIGVNSVQEALKATLGGA, encoded by the coding sequence GTGGCAAAGCAAAAAGTAAAGTTTGTCTGCCAGGAATGTGGTTATGAATCAGCAAAATGGATGGGAAAATGTCCTGCCTGTCACCAATGGAATACATTGGTAGAAGAACTAGTATCATCGAAATCAAACAGCAAACATACATTTGTAACAAGTGATTCAAATGATAGAAAGAAACCTGAGAGAATAACGGCTATAGCAACGGAGCAAGAACCTCGAATTGAGACGGATATGCCAGAGGTGAATCGCGTACTCGGTGGGGGTATTGTCCCAGGGTCCTTGGTATTGATTGGTGGAGATCCTGGGATTGGTAAGTCTACTCTCCTTTTGCAAGTTTCGTCTCAGTTAGCTCATAAACAAGTTAATGTTTTATATATATCTGGTGAGGAATCGACGAGACAGACAAAATTAAGAGCCGATCGGCTTGGAACGCTTTCAGACAATTTATTTGTGTTAGCAGAAACCAACATGGTAGATGTATCCAATCAAATTGAACAAATCCAGCCGTCTTTTGTTGTTATTGACTCCATCCAAACTATTTTTAAAGAAGAAGTATCGTCAGCACCAGGTAGCGTTTCACAAGTTCGTGAATGCACAAGTGAATTAATGCGCATAGCTAAGAACAAAGGGATTCCAATTTTCATCGTTGGGCACGTAACAAAAGAAGGCTCCATAGCTGGTCCGCGTTTATTAGAGCATATGGTGGACGCTGTGCTTTATTTTGAAGGTGAAAGGCATCATACCTTCCGAATCCTTAGAAGTGTCAAGAACCGCTTTGGAAGCACTCATGAGATGGGTATTTTTGAGATGAAAGAAGAAGGGTTAAGAGAAGTAGAGAACCCTTCGGAAATTTTCTTAGAGGAGCGCTCACAAGGTGCAGCAGGTTCTACTGTGGTTGCTTCGATGGAGGGGACAAGGCCTGTCCTTGTAGAAATCCAGTCGTTAATATCCCCAACGGCATATGGTAACCCTAGGCGTATGGCTACTGGATTAGACCATAACCGAGTTCCGTTATTGATGGCTGTATTAGAGAAGCGAGTTGGGTTGTTATTGCAAAATCAGGATGCTTATGTGAAAGTGGCGGGAGGAGTCAAACTAGATGAACCTGCTATAGACCTTGCCGTTGCTGTAAGTATAGCTTCTAGTTTTCAAGATAAAGCATCCAAACCCGATGATGTCCTCATAGGAGAAGTTGGTTTGACAGGAGAAGTGAGAAGAGTGGCTCGTATTGAACAGCGGGTGCAGGAAGCAGCAAAGTTAGGATTCAAACGTGCCATTGTTCCAAAGAAAAACATCGGTGACTGGACCTTCCCTGAGGATTTAGAAATCATTGGGGTTAATTCAGTACAAGAAGCGTTAAAGGCAACGTTGGGAGGAGCTTAG
- a CDS encoding UvrB/UvrC motif-containing protein, with amino-acid sequence MECQECHQRPATLHFTQVINGHKKEVHVCEKCAYEQGYMPQNSESFSLPNLLSGLFNFDSYPVSQSQDQTSSYEAPPKLQCEKCGLTYDEFTRIGKFGCAKCYKTFGEKLNPIFRRVHSGNSVHDGKVPKRMGGDIHVRKQIEEQRQKLNHLIRSEEFEEAAKVRDQIRMLEKQMKSEQGDGDQ; translated from the coding sequence ATGGAATGCCAAGAATGCCATCAACGCCCTGCAACCTTGCATTTTACACAAGTCATAAATGGTCATAAAAAAGAAGTTCATGTGTGTGAAAAATGCGCGTATGAACAAGGATATATGCCGCAAAATAGTGAGTCATTCTCATTGCCAAATCTTTTATCAGGCTTGTTTAATTTTGACTCCTATCCCGTGTCCCAGTCTCAAGATCAAACATCCTCCTATGAAGCACCACCAAAACTTCAGTGTGAGAAATGTGGTCTAACATATGATGAGTTTACTAGGATAGGCAAATTTGGTTGTGCGAAATGTTATAAAACCTTTGGCGAAAAATTGAATCCAATCTTCCGAAGAGTGCATAGTGGTAATTCTGTCCATGACGGAAAAGTACCTAAACGCATGGGTGGAGATATACATGTACGTAAGCAAATTGAAGAACAACGTCAAAAATTGAACCACTTAATTCGATCAGAAGAATTTGAGGAAGCAGCAAAGGTCAGGGACCAAATTCGGATGTTGGAGAAACAGATGAAATCTGAGCAAGGGGATGGTGATCAATAA
- a CDS encoding CtsR family transcriptional regulator, which yields MRNISDIIEAHLKEIIESNNQNAIEIKRSEVADHFQCVPSQINYVINTRFTVEKGYIVESKRGGGGYIRIIRIQHQDKMQLLNELIKLIEPRVSQQGAIDIIERLLEEELITEREAKLMVSAITREVLAVQLSLRDELRSRILASMLATLKYKE from the coding sequence TTGCGGAATATATCCGATATCATTGAAGCTCATCTAAAGGAAATCATTGAGTCTAATAACCAGAATGCAATTGAAATTAAACGAAGTGAAGTAGCTGATCATTTTCAGTGTGTACCATCACAAATCAATTACGTGATTAATACTAGGTTTACAGTGGAAAAAGGATATATAGTAGAAAGCAAGCGTGGTGGAGGTGGCTATATACGAATTATTCGTATTCAGCACCAAGACAAAATGCAGCTTTTGAATGAGTTGATTAAACTAATAGAACCAAGAGTATCTCAGCAAGGCGCTATTGATATAATCGAACGTTTGTTAGAAGAAGAGTTAATAACCGAGCGTGAGGCTAAATTAATGGTTAGTGCAATTACACGTGAAGTATTAGCCGTTCAACTATCATTGCGAGATGAACTTCGATCACGTATTTTGGCTTCGATGTTAGCTACTTTAAAATATAAGGAATAA
- the clpC gene encoding ATP-dependent protease ATP-binding subunit ClpC — protein MMFGRFTERAQKVLALAQEEAVRLGHNNIGTEHILLGLVREGEGIAAKALGALGLASDKIQEEVEQLIGSGDKVSQTIHYTPRAKKVIELSMDEARKLGHSYVGTEHILLGLIREGEGVAARVLNNLGVSLNKARQQVLQLLGSNESTSNNSGNRQSASANTPTLDSLARDLTAVAKEGNIDPVIGRSEEIERVIQVLSRRTKNNPVLIGEPGVGKTAIAEGLAQQIINNEVPEILRDKRVMTLDMGTVVAGTKYRGEFEDRLKKVMEEIRQAGNIILFIDELHTLIGAGGAEGAIDASNILKPSLARGDLQCIGATTLDEYRKYIEKDAALERRFQPIQVDEPNLEESEQILQGLRDRYEAHHRVTITDEAIKSAVQLSDRYIQDRFLPDKAIDLIDEAASRVRLRSYTAPPNLKELEHKLEEVRKEKDAAVQSQEFEKAASLRDNEQKLREELDKTKDEWKEKQGQENSEVTTEDIASIVSTWTGVPVSKLTKDESERLLNMEDVLHSRVIGQDDAVNSISKAIRRARAGLKDPKRPIGSFIFLGPTGVGKTELARALAETMFGEEDAMIRVDMSEYMEKHSTSRLVGSPPGYVGYEEGGQLTEKVRQKPYSVILLDEIEKAHPDVFNTLLQVLEDGHLTDSKGRTVDFRNTVIIMTSNVGATELKQNKYAGFSIGDADQSYKDMKSKVMDEMKKAFRPEFLNRIDEIIVFHSLEKKHMKEIVSLMVKQLQKRLTEHEVEFNLTDQALDKIANEGFDPEYGARPLRRSIQKNVEDLLSEELLRENISTGQNVTIDVDEDGKFYVSSKESIQTS, from the coding sequence ATGATGTTTGGGCGTTTTACAGAAAGAGCACAGAAAGTATTAGCGTTGGCTCAAGAAGAAGCTGTACGTTTAGGACACAACAACATCGGTACAGAACATATCCTCTTAGGATTGGTTCGTGAAGGTGAGGGCATTGCTGCCAAAGCCCTTGGAGCTTTAGGCCTTGCTTCAGATAAAATCCAAGAGGAAGTTGAGCAGTTAATTGGTTCAGGTGATAAAGTATCCCAAACCATTCATTATACTCCACGTGCCAAAAAGGTCATTGAATTGTCCATGGATGAAGCTAGGAAATTAGGTCATTCTTATGTGGGTACAGAGCACATCCTTCTTGGTTTAATCCGTGAAGGTGAAGGAGTAGCCGCGCGCGTGCTAAACAATTTAGGTGTCAGCCTTAATAAAGCGCGCCAGCAGGTACTACAGCTGTTAGGAAGCAATGAGTCTACATCAAATAATTCAGGTAATAGACAATCTGCAAGTGCGAATACACCGACACTAGATTCTCTAGCTCGTGATTTAACTGCAGTTGCAAAAGAAGGAAATATCGACCCAGTAATTGGTCGTAGCGAAGAAATTGAACGTGTTATCCAAGTGCTAAGTCGTCGTACCAAGAACAATCCGGTTCTTATAGGGGAACCAGGTGTTGGTAAGACAGCTATTGCTGAAGGATTGGCCCAGCAAATCATTAACAATGAAGTTCCTGAAATCCTTCGTGATAAACGAGTGATGACGTTGGATATGGGTACTGTAGTAGCTGGTACGAAATATCGTGGTGAATTCGAAGATCGTTTGAAAAAAGTGATGGAAGAAATTCGCCAAGCGGGTAACATTATTCTATTCATTGATGAGCTTCACACATTAATCGGAGCTGGTGGAGCAGAAGGTGCAATTGATGCTTCTAACATCTTGAAGCCATCTCTAGCTCGTGGAGATCTACAATGTATCGGTGCTACAACCTTAGATGAGTATCGTAAATATATTGAAAAAGACGCAGCGCTTGAGCGTCGCTTCCAACCTATTCAGGTAGATGAGCCAAACTTAGAAGAATCGGAGCAAATTCTACAAGGACTACGAGATCGTTATGAAGCGCACCACCGTGTAACGATAACGGACGAAGCAATCAAGTCTGCTGTACAACTATCTGATCGTTATATCCAGGATCGTTTCTTACCAGACAAAGCGATTGACTTAATTGATGAGGCTGCTTCTAGAGTACGTCTCCGTTCTTATACTGCACCACCTAACCTTAAAGAGCTTGAGCATAAGCTAGAAGAGGTTCGTAAGGAGAAAGATGCAGCTGTCCAAAGTCAAGAATTTGAAAAAGCAGCTTCTCTTCGAGATAACGAACAGAAATTACGAGAAGAACTTGATAAAACGAAAGACGAATGGAAAGAAAAACAAGGGCAAGAGAATTCTGAAGTTACAACAGAAGATATTGCGTCCATTGTTTCCACTTGGACTGGAGTTCCAGTTTCTAAGCTTACGAAAGACGAAAGTGAACGTCTTTTGAATATGGAAGATGTGCTTCATAGCCGTGTTATCGGTCAAGATGATGCTGTAAACTCTATTTCAAAAGCTATTCGTCGTGCTCGTGCAGGACTTAAAGATCCTAAGCGTCCGATTGGCTCGTTTATCTTCCTAGGTCCAACAGGTGTAGGGAAAACGGAACTGGCTCGAGCATTAGCGGAAACGATGTTCGGCGAAGAAGATGCCATGATCCGCGTTGACATGTCTGAGTACATGGAAAAACACTCTACGTCTAGACTAGTAGGGTCACCACCTGGATATGTAGGGTATGAAGAAGGTGGCCAATTAACAGAGAAAGTTCGTCAGAAGCCATACTCTGTTATCTTATTAGATGAAATTGAGAAGGCGCACCCTGATGTATTTAATACCCTTTTACAAGTTCTAGAGGATGGTCATCTAACAGATTCTAAAGGGCGTACGGTAGACTTCCGTAACACAGTAATTATTATGACATCTAACGTAGGTGCGACAGAACTTAAGCAAAATAAATATGCAGGCTTTAGTATTGGAGATGCTGATCAAAGCTACAAAGACATGAAGTCTAAGGTTATGGATGAAATGAAAAAAGCGTTCCGCCCAGAATTCTTGAACCGTATAGACGAAATTATTGTCTTCCATTCACTAGAGAAGAAACACATGAAAGAAATTGTGTCTCTAATGGTTAAGCAGCTTCAAAAACGCTTAACAGAGCATGAAGTCGAATTCAACTTAACAGATCAAGCATTGGATAAGATTGCGAATGAAGGCTTCGATCCGGAATATGGTGCAAGACCATTGCGTCGTTCCATCCAGAAGAACGTAGAAGATCTACTATCAGAAGAACTATTAAGAGAAAATATTTCTACTGGTCAAAATGTAACAATTGATGTAGACGAGGATGGCAAATTCTATGTTTCTTCAAAAGAAAGCATCCAAACTTCATAG
- a CDS encoding PIN/TRAM domain-containing protein — MLKRVVQLFIVIAGGTIGFLYLPDLLGLLGLSEPTWLNNQVTTTILGAIILYLLTFWFVDYIVDFLRWVEETLVNVPVADLLFGSLGLIVGLIVAYLVNIPLTDISINVVSQVVPIFLTVILGYLGFQVGFKRRDEFINILSVATKKEKEKKKHSDNEEQVDDEPSMKHPKAKILDTSVIIDGRIADICQTHFLEGTVLIPQFVLEELQHIADSSDVLKRNRGRRGLDVLNRMQKELPVNVEIYEGDFEDVQEVDSKLVKLAKLINGVVVTNDFNLNKVCEFQNVQVLNINDLANAVKPVVLPGEELTVHVIKDGKEQNQGVAYLDDGTMIVVEEGKDYIGQTIEVLVTSVLQTSAGRMIFAKPKLLEKAL, encoded by the coding sequence TTGCTAAAAAGGGTCGTGCAATTATTTATTGTTATTGCTGGAGGTACAATTGGGTTTTTGTATCTGCCAGACTTATTAGGCTTACTAGGATTATCAGAACCTACTTGGCTTAACAACCAAGTGACCACAACGATTCTTGGAGCTATTATTCTCTATTTATTAACGTTTTGGTTTGTAGATTACATTGTAGATTTTTTGAGATGGGTGGAAGAAACCCTCGTCAATGTACCGGTAGCTGACTTGTTATTTGGTAGCTTAGGTCTAATTGTAGGTTTGATTGTTGCTTATCTAGTAAACATTCCGTTAACAGATATCAGCATTAACGTCGTGTCGCAGGTGGTACCAATCTTTTTAACCGTTATACTTGGATATTTAGGTTTCCAGGTCGGTTTCAAACGTCGAGATGAATTTATTAACATTCTTTCTGTTGCTACCAAAAAAGAGAAAGAGAAGAAGAAGCACTCTGATAATGAAGAACAGGTTGATGATGAGCCATCTATGAAACATCCGAAAGCAAAGATATTAGATACAAGCGTTATTATTGATGGCCGAATTGCTGATATCTGCCAAACTCACTTTCTAGAAGGTACTGTGTTAATTCCTCAATTCGTGTTAGAAGAGTTGCAGCATATCGCTGATTCCTCTGATGTGTTGAAGCGTAATCGTGGTCGTAGAGGGCTTGATGTCTTGAATCGCATGCAAAAAGAACTCCCTGTAAACGTAGAGATTTATGAAGGGGATTTCGAGGATGTTCAAGAGGTAGATAGTAAGCTTGTAAAACTAGCTAAACTCATAAACGGCGTGGTTGTAACGAATGATTTTAACCTTAATAAAGTATGTGAATTTCAAAATGTTCAAGTATTAAATATAAACGATTTAGCAAATGCTGTTAAACCAGTAGTTCTACCTGGTGAAGAACTTACCGTTCACGTTATTAAAGACGGAAAAGAACAAAACCAAGGTGTAGCTTATTTGGATGACGGTACAATGATTGTCGTTGAAGAAGGAAAAGATTATATTGGACAAACAATTGAAGTATTGGTAACAAGTGTATTACAGACTTCAGCAGGACGAATGATTTTTGCGAAGCCAAAATTACTTGAAAAAGCTTTATAA
- a CDS encoding protein arginine kinase — MSLQQFINEAISPWMQENGPDSDIVLSSRIRLARNFEQVPFPILANQEDLDHILDFFQQEYGQQSFGNYHQFELVRMNELPSIQKRVLVEKHLVSPHLVEHSNHGAALISKNEQVSVMVNEEDHIRIQLYFPGFQLEKALKQASEFDDWLEEKINYAFDEDRGYLTSCPTNVGTGMRASVMMHLPALVMTQQINRMIPAINQLGLVVRGIYGEGSEALGNIFQISNQITLGKSETDIVEDLKSVVQQLIEQERNARKRIMDQSGVQLEDKIFRSYGILSNSRIIESKEASKCLSDVRLGIDLGYIQRIPKTILNELMILTQPGFLQQYAQKNLSPEERDVLRASLIRERLKLENKYS; from the coding sequence ATGTCCTTGCAGCAATTTATTAACGAAGCAATCAGTCCTTGGATGCAAGAAAATGGACCCGACAGCGATATTGTATTAAGTAGTCGAATTCGCTTGGCTCGTAACTTTGAGCAGGTCCCTTTTCCAATACTCGCAAACCAAGAGGATTTAGATCACATTCTCGATTTTTTTCAACAGGAATATGGCCAGCAATCATTTGGGAACTACCATCAATTTGAGCTAGTGCGCATGAATGAACTGCCATCCATTCAAAAAAGAGTTTTGGTAGAGAAGCACCTAGTGAGTCCTCATTTAGTAGAACATTCGAACCACGGTGCTGCACTAATCTCCAAGAATGAACAAGTTTCTGTTATGGTAAATGAAGAAGACCATATTCGAATACAGCTTTACTTTCCAGGCTTTCAATTAGAGAAAGCATTGAAACAGGCTTCTGAATTCGACGATTGGTTAGAAGAAAAGATAAACTATGCATTTGATGAAGATCGAGGATATTTAACAAGCTGTCCTACCAACGTGGGAACAGGCATGAGGGCTTCTGTAATGATGCATTTACCAGCTCTTGTGATGACCCAACAAATTAACCGAATGATTCCTGCAATCAATCAATTAGGATTAGTTGTTAGAGGAATTTACGGGGAAGGTAGCGAAGCTTTAGGTAATATCTTTCAAATTTCAAACCAGATTACACTTGGGAAATCAGAAACAGATATTGTGGAAGATTTAAAAAGTGTGGTCCAGCAATTAATCGAACAAGAACGAAATGCTAGAAAACGAATCATGGATCAATCAGGTGTTCAGTTAGAAGATAAAATTTTCCGTTCTTATGGAATTTTATCAAATAGTAGGATTATTGAATCAAAAGAAGCATCGAAATGTTTATCTGATGTCCGTTTGGGCATAGACTTAGGATATATTCAACGTATTCCTAAGACGATATTAAATGAACTTATGATTCTCACCCAACCAGGTTTTTTACAACAATATGCACAGAAAAATCTATCTCCAGAGGAAAGGGATGTGCTTAGAGCATCCTTGATCCGAGAACGACTTAAATTAGAAAACAAATATAGTTAG
- a CDS encoding MgtC/SapB family protein: MLSRLVTAVLLCGVIGFEREIKNRSAGFRTHILVGVGACLMMLLSLYGFDPFLNKHGSIRFDPARIPSYVISGIGFLGAGTIMVHGITIRGLTTAASIWTVAGLGLVIGAGMYGPAILTTIVVLVSLIGLNNVEKLVKKRSNPFVKITADDTLEMSEVIKIFDKYHLHILTFEIERDKEGQRNIFIELDYQKNLNEISLFDEVSRISSVKSVYRNS; the protein is encoded by the coding sequence ATGTTATCTCGATTGGTTACCGCTGTATTACTATGTGGTGTCATTGGCTTTGAGCGAGAAATAAAAAATAGGTCAGCAGGATTTCGTACACATATTTTAGTAGGAGTCGGTGCATGTTTAATGATGCTTCTCTCATTATACGGGTTTGATCCTTTTTTAAATAAGCACGGAAGTATTCGATTTGACCCAGCCCGGATTCCATCTTATGTCATTAGTGGTATAGGGTTCTTAGGTGCAGGTACGATAATGGTTCATGGTATTACTATACGTGGGTTAACTACAGCTGCTTCGATTTGGACAGTTGCAGGATTGGGGCTAGTTATTGGTGCGGGCATGTATGGCCCAGCTATTTTAACGACCATTGTTGTATTAGTTAGCTTGATTGGATTGAATAATGTAGAGAAGCTCGTCAAAAAAAGGTCTAATCCATTTGTGAAAATTACAGCAGACGATACATTGGAAATGAGTGAAGTGATCAAAATCTTTGATAAGTACCATTTACACATATTAACCTTTGAAATAGAACGAGATAAAGAAGGTCAACGAAACATATTTATCGAACTAGATTATCAGAAAAATTTAAATGAAATTTCTTTGTTTGATGAAGTTTCAAGGATATCGAGCGTAAAAAGTGTTTATAGGAATTCATAA
- the disA gene encoding DNA integrity scanning diadenylate cyclase DisA: MEWYEMRGSMIGDILRFVAPGTPLREGIENVLRANTGGLIVLGYNEKMQQLVDGGFHINSSFTPANLYELAKMDGALILNEEGSEIIYANAQLIPDPSIVSTETGMRHRTAERVAKQTGELVVAISQRRNVITLYKSNLRYSLKDIGVILTKANQAMQTLEKYKNVLDQGITNLGALEFEEMVTFSEVLQVMHRIEMVLRIKNEILNYVNELGTEGRLIQLQLTELVSNIEDEAALLIRDYSKRSDYEPYYMIRKLQEVTNNELVEDSHILKLLGYSASTKLEDPVIPRGYRILDKIPRLPSLIINHMVKKFGTLNEIVKASPKELVKVDGIGEVRASKIKEGLNRIQEQLFIDRHI, translated from the coding sequence ATGGAATGGTATGAGATGAGAGGGTCTATGATTGGAGATATATTACGATTTGTCGCACCAGGCACACCACTTCGCGAAGGGATAGAAAATGTGTTACGAGCAAATACTGGTGGGTTAATTGTGCTTGGTTATAATGAGAAGATGCAACAATTAGTTGATGGCGGATTTCACATCAATTCTTCGTTTACGCCTGCGAATTTATATGAATTAGCAAAGATGGATGGAGCTCTAATCTTGAACGAAGAAGGTAGCGAAATCATATACGCCAATGCACAATTAATACCAGACCCGTCTATTGTATCTACAGAAACAGGTATGCGTCATCGTACAGCTGAACGTGTCGCCAAACAAACAGGTGAATTAGTCGTAGCAATATCCCAACGAAGAAACGTTATCACCTTATACAAGAGCAACTTGCGGTATTCCTTGAAGGATATAGGTGTGATATTGACCAAGGCTAATCAAGCAATGCAGACATTAGAAAAGTATAAAAATGTGTTAGATCAAGGTATTACCAATTTAGGAGCACTCGAGTTTGAAGAGATGGTAACTTTCTCTGAGGTGCTGCAAGTTATGCATCGTATTGAGATGGTCCTTCGTATAAAGAATGAAATACTGAATTATGTGAATGAGCTTGGTACAGAAGGTAGACTTATTCAACTACAGCTTACAGAGCTTGTTTCAAATATAGAGGATGAAGCGGCATTGTTAATTCGGGATTATAGTAAACGCTCTGATTACGAACCGTATTATATGATTCGAAAACTTCAAGAAGTAACCAACAATGAGCTGGTAGAGGATTCCCATATATTAAAATTATTAGGGTATTCGGCCTCAACCAAATTAGAGGACCCCGTTATTCCAAGAGGGTATCGTATTTTAGATAAAATCCCTAGGCTCCCTTCCTTAATCATTAATCATATGGTTAAAAAATTTGGAACTCTAAATGAAATTGTTAAAGCATCCCCAAAAGAACTCGTTAAGGTAGATGGAATCGGTGAAGTACGAGCTTCTAAGATAAAAGAAGGATTAAATAGGATTCAGGAGCAGTTGTTTATCGACCGCCATATCTAA